CCGATTTAAGCGATACTTTCCTGAGCAAGCTGTCCACAATGCTGGAAATACAATATGGTGCGGTGTATATTGCTCAAGGCAATTATGGCGACTCTCTGGTGCGTGTTAGCTCCTACGCGGGCGGGGAAGAGGATACGCACCTCGGTAGAGAAAAAGTCATGCTGGGAGAAGGCCTGGTCGGTCAATGCGCACTGGATCAGAATCTCTTGAAGCTTGAAGAACTTCCCGTCGACTATATTAACATCAGCTCGGGTCTTGGAAGAACCCCGCCGAGGCAGGCGGTGATCGCGCCGGCTATATTTGAGAATAGAACGGTTGCGGTGGTGGAGGTTGCTTCGCTCATGAGATGGACTCCGGAACATTTCACTCTGCTGAAGCAGATGCTCGATCTGTTCGCCGTCTCGGTGAATTCAGTCATGACTCGCATGCAGATCGAACAGCTCTATTCGGAATCCCAGACCATGAACGAGGAGCTGCAGACTCAGTCCGAAGAACTCCAAGTTCAGACCCACGAACTGATTAACGTTAACAGCAAGCTGGAAACGCAAAAGGAGTTTGCGGAGAATACGGCATCGGAACTGGAGAAAATGAACGAGGAGCTTGAAAGAAGTTCCCGCTACAAATCCGAGTTTCTGGCAAATATGTCGCATGAGCTGCGGACTCCGCTTAACAGCATGCTGCTGCTGTCTCAGATTTTGTCCGAAAATCAAGGAGGCAATTTAACGGAGGAGCAGCAAACATACGCATCGGTCATTCATTCCTCGGGAAGCGATTTGCTGGCGATTATCAACGATATTCTGGACTTATCCAAGGTCGAGGCAGGTAAAATGCAAATCGAAACGAGCGCGGTCAATCTTACGGAATTCCATTCCCTGTTTGACGGGTACTTCGGCATGACGGCTGGATCCAAAAAACTTGAGTTCAGCGTCGTCCTGAAGGATAGAGTGCCCGATATCTTCTACACGGATGAGCTTCGGCTGCATCAAATCCTGCGAAATTTGCTGTCTAATGCCTTTAAATTTACGGAAAAGGGCGGCGTAAAGCTGGAAGTCTCCAAGCTCGACACCTTCTCAGCTCCAGGATACCATCCCGATGGACCCATGCTGGCTTTCTCCGTAATCGACAGCGGCATCGGAATTTCTCCTGATAAACGAAATCTTATATTCGAAGCTTTCCAACAGGCGGATGGATCGACGGCGCGCAAGTTTGGCGGCACGGGACTCGGATTGTCCATTTCGCAGCAGCTTGCGAAGCTCCTCGGAGGATATCTTACGCTCAAGAGCAAGCCGAATGAGGGAAGCATCTTCACGCTGTATCTTCCTTGCAGGAATGAACCATGGGAGCCGCAGGGCCAAATATTCGAGTCCGAGGCGGCGGCGACGGTTGAAAGCGGGACTTTTGCAAAAGGCAGTGTCGAGGAAATGCGCACCGACAATAGCTTTTATTCAGCGGATTATGGATGTTTGACCGGCAAAACCGTGCTTGTCGTCGATGACGACTCCCGTAATATTTTCGCGCTGACCCAAACGCTGCAGAAGTATGATATGAAGGTGCTAACGGCGCAGAACGGATTTGAGTGCCTCCAGATCGTCAGAGAACATCCCGAAATCGGAATTGTTCTTCTCGATATTATGATGCCGGTCTTGGACGGCTACGACACGTTATCCATTCTTCGTGAAGAGCTGCTGCTTAGCGAGCTTCCGATAATAGCCGTATCCGCGAAGACAATGAAGGAAGACAGAGAGAAGTGCCTTGCCGCTGGTGCGACGGATTTTATCAAAAAGCCTGTGAACATCAAGGAGCTCCTTCAACTGATGTGCCATCATCTAAGAAAAAAGAGTGATTGGCGGTAACATAACCAGTCAGTAACACAGCCGGATATTCGGCAACCGGAACCCCCGGCCCGCGAACAGTCGCGCTCCTAATGGAAGCAGCGATTGCCGCGGGCTTTTTCATATGGAACGATTCCAGGACCGGCTAATGGATACTCGTATATGAGCGGTTGAGGTCAAGTATTAATTCCGGCAGCCAATCGGCAAGTGAAAGAAATGTGAATCCCTCCGACTGAGCTTTATCCGTATCCATATGCCAAGACTGCCCGATGCCAAATGGAGACATATGCTGTCACTATTTCTGGTATACTTTGGGTTATGATCACGCTGAGGGAGGAATTTGAGATGGTTGAACCGCATACTGCTTTAATTCTGATTGACGTACAGGAGGCGATGTTTTCGTATCCGGGGATGAAGCTGCATGACGAAGAAGGCGTGATGGAACGAATCGTATCGCTGCTTGGCAGGGCACGCCAGAGCAATACGCCGGTAATTTTTATTCAGCATTCCGAGGACGAAGAATACACCAAGGGATTGCCCACATGGCAGATCAGCTCCCGAGTCGCGCCGCTGCCCGGAGAAAAGATCATTGAGAAGCCGACGTGGGATGCCTTTCATCTTACCGGACTAAGAGAA
This region of Paenibacillus sp. URB8-2 genomic DNA includes:
- a CDS encoding CHASE3 domain-containing protein, with protein sequence MDKNVWNLKVRGKIALGYSMILLVLGLFLIIVQGRISELEQETIMLSGHDMQVNELTFQIEKNVLDMETGQRGYAITGDESYLAPYYDGLEKWRIHYTKLNEMISGNPSQLDNLKNIRVNIETWIVKSGQYVVDLKQAGRDAEVNAYFHADTGKSIVEQIRKQSQYFREIEKGTTAKRVTDLKDRNRQLIVTMYVLWSMVALVAIAASILISGGIVKTLKNVIDAINHIADGDSKARRIEVNTKDEIYDLAIATNRLLENVEREQRISDQVTRMSLKLQEKTAPADLSDTFLSKLSTMLEIQYGAVYIAQGNYGDSLVRVSSYAGGEEDTHLGREKVMLGEGLVGQCALDQNLLKLEELPVDYINISSGLGRTPPRQAVIAPAIFENRTVAVVEVASLMRWTPEHFTLLKQMLDLFAVSVNSVMTRMQIEQLYSESQTMNEELQTQSEELQVQTHELINVNSKLETQKEFAENTASELEKMNEELERSSRYKSEFLANMSHELRTPLNSMLLLSQILSENQGGNLTEEQQTYASVIHSSGSDLLAIINDILDLSKVEAGKMQIETSAVNLTEFHSLFDGYFGMTAGSKKLEFSVVLKDRVPDIFYTDELRLHQILRNLLSNAFKFTEKGGVKLEVSKLDTFSAPGYHPDGPMLAFSVIDSGIGISPDKRNLIFEAFQQADGSTARKFGGTGLGLSISQQLAKLLGGYLTLKSKPNEGSIFTLYLPCRNEPWEPQGQIFESEAAATVESGTFAKGSVEEMRTDNSFYSADYGCLTGKTVLVVDDDSRNIFALTQTLQKYDMKVLTAQNGFECLQIVREHPEIGIVLLDIMMPVLDGYDTLSILREELLLSELPIIAVSAKTMKEDREKCLAAGATDFIKKPVNIKELLQLMCHHLRKKSDWR
- a CDS encoding cysteine hydrolase family protein, with the translated sequence MVEPHTALILIDVQEAMFSYPGMKLHDEEGVMERIVSLLGRARQSNTPVIFIQHSEDEEYTKGLPTWQISSRVAPLPGEKIIEKPTWDAFHLTGLREELERAGITNLVFAGMQSEFCVDSTCRRAFSLGYSSVLVEDAHSTFDNGRLTGEEIVRHHNGVLGGRFVTLKPASEIIF